Proteins encoded in a region of the Myxococcales bacterium genome:
- a CDS encoding tyrosine-type recombinase/integrase, with protein MPAPACLAQTEVSAKGSSGSTPARCWPCSTAPVPLRWRKLYALATYLYVRPGELAALEWADVHLDHGYVYVHQSLDLRTGETKSTKTKLTRKVPVPEALRPLLESMHRAAGGKGRVIQNQHANKDAEHGFPPLEDLADRLRVHLKRAGVDRADLYADRPTTKRITFYDLRATGITWEVLAGTEHVRVMQRAGHVQFSTTLGYIREAETLGLAVGTPFPPLPPSVVDAETGLNRPSQSSQKSARGSAARNHTRSLASPTGFEPVLQP; from the coding sequence ATCCCTGCGCCAGCCTGCCTGGCCCAGACCGAGGTGAGCGCAAAGGGAAGCAGTGGCTCTACCCCAGCGAGGTGCTGGCCCTGCTCGACTGCGCCGGTACCGCTACGCTGGCGCAAGCTGTACGCGCTGGCGACCTACCTCTACGTGCGACCGGGCGAGCTTGCCGCCCTCGAATGGGCCGACGTGCACCTCGACCACGGGTACGTCTACGTGCACCAAAGCCTCGACCTCCGCACGGGGGAGACCAAGTCCACCAAGACCAAGCTGACCCGGAAGGTGCCCGTCCCCGAGGCCCTGCGCCCGTTGCTCGAGTCGATGCACAGGGCGGCCGGCGGCAAGGGTCGCGTCATCCAGAACCAGCACGCCAACAAGGACGCCGAGCACGGTTTCCCGCCCCTGGAGGACTTGGCCGACCGGCTGCGCGTACACCTGAAGCGCGCTGGCGTGGATCGAGCCGACCTGTACGCCGACCGGCCGACGACCAAGCGGATCACGTTCTACGACCTGCGCGCCACCGGCATCACCTGGGAGGTGCTGGCAGGCACGGAGCACGTGCGCGTCATGCAGCGCGCCGGGCATGTTCAGTTCTCCACCACGCTCGGATACATCCGCGAAGCGGAGACGCTGGGGCTTGCCGTGGGCACGCCGTTCCCGCCGCTGCCGCCGAGCGTCGTCGACGCCGAAACCGGGCTCAATCGTCCCAGCCAATCGTCCCAGAAGTCGGCCCGTGGGTCAGCCGCTCGGAATCACACACGTAGTTTGGCGTCCCCAACGGGATTCGAACCCGTGTTACAGCCTTGA